AAAGAACAAcaaagagattttttttcttactcatCCGTCAAACATTTGATATATATCATAAGATCATGATGGTTAAAACTAAAGATGGAAAAATATCACTCGTTTTGAAAATATAAGTACCATACATTCTATCAAGGGTAATTATAATTCTAAGTAGGCAATGATAAAGATAGATAAAGATGCTGATCAACTAACTAGATTTCATCATGGTTCGTGTAGtgcatttcttttcctcttccagtttagAATATTATTCGTGGGGTTATATATTCAATCTAATACCTTTCTTGTTGCAATTGAGAACAACATTCAAAGCCTGCAGGCAGATTCTATACAACATGCATTCTATTGTGGGGTAATAAAAGGTTTATATATGTACAATCCAATTGGATTGTCGATGGGTGATTGAGAAAGTAGGGATTTAATGCTTCAATGGGAAATCTGTGGTgtggaaattaaaaatattaataaaaaaattctcaacatCTAATACCCACATGAACACATCCACAAAAtgcatatatacaaaaatatctCATGCAAAAAATTTCATGATTTCAAACTCAAATACCTATAAATTAGTCTACAAACAAAAAGCCCAATTTTTTATACTACAACAAGCATGGATGAAGGGGGACAGATAGACAAATTTGTTGCAACCATACCTGTGGTGACGGAAGGTACCCAAGAGTCTCgatcaacaatctccacctccGATTTGCTCAAAATCGTTGAAAAGACCCAAATGCTTCAAATCCTCAATTGCACGGCGCCAAGTTGTATGGGGAGGAGAAGACAACCCTAGCTTCCGCTAGGAAGGCTAACGAATTGGAGGAATAGAAGTTTGGTTGGTGATCAAAAATGCTGGTCTCGTCGTGCGAGGGTGGATGGACACTGCAATGGTAGGTACTTGGCAATggagaagaacaaagtagtggaGAAGGAAAGTATTAGGGAATGGCTAAGCTGGTTcttgggggggagggggggggggggggggaataaaACATGTCGTGTGTTTTGCTGCCCAAACCAAGTATAGATGACTTTTAGTCCGTTGCAaggtgttttttctttttgcagtgAAAACAATGGCCGCAATAACCTTAAAATCACTGCAAATGAGTCCAGTTAGGATCCACTCCATTTAAATCTCAAGTCGTAGTTAAAAGGTCGCGACGAATTTTGATTTGTTGCAAAAAGTGACTTATTGTGGCAATTTTATTATATAGGATTACATAGGATTTCTAGGGACACAAAGAGCAGAGTATGGAAGTTATGCAATAATCACGTAGTTGGTGATTCTCTTGATATGTTATCTTCGAATGCAAGGCTATTAGGAAGATGGTTCATAATTGGCTAAGATGGCATGGGAAAATTATTTGTTGCGGTTACATGCCAAATGAAGTTACTGCAAAAGCAATTTATGGTATAGAAGAACAATTCTTGAGGAGGATGAATCCATATAAGGTCCATGATGGCCTGTAAAGTTGGAAAGAACCAAATCTACAAAAATAAAGTAGAAAAAGCCAAGGAAATAAgctaggaagaagaaaatatcaaagGGTAAGAGAAAGTCGATGAGGGGAGTATAGATGAATAGAGGGGTCGTGGAACTGTCAACTCTACTTTCTTCTTGGGAatagatattttatattaattcgcAATTGATTATGAATGGAACATTAAAAAACTAATATGCAAAATTTGTGGGATATGAAGTGTAAGATATGGAAAATTCTATAGACTACACTCACATTTCACTCTCATCCCACTTAATAATAGGGGTGGGCAGCAGGGGCTAGCCCCCCGCTACTCTGCCCCCATCCGCCCCGCCCCTGCATGGGCAGATGGGCTACCCCACACCACACATGCCGAGGCGTGGGACAAATACGCTAAGCGGGGGCAGGGGGTGGGCAAGGCTCAACCCCGCCCCGCTTTTCCCTCGCCTTGCCCCGtacttaatatttatatttataaatatatatttatgttttacaaattatatatataaatatatattacaatttgttaaagTTGTTCACaagactcttgtatggccttGGAGTTCTATATAAAGGTGGCCTAGGGTGCCCATGTCATATGcaatcttgtgaacaagtttcaCTCTCTTGTGACTCTTGTGATCTTGTGACTTTTGTGAacaaatctaataaatttaaaaattaataatataatttttatgttattagtttttaaattattattgtatatataaattttaatttatgatttaattatataataatttgggtctaaaaaattttttttagacccaaaaatAATGTTTAAGCCCAATGAAACATAGTGTTCTTGAAGTGGGTGGGGGGCGGGGAGGGTGGGATGTTCACCCCGCCCACCTAGCACCGGGGCGGGGGGCCCCGCCACTACCTCCCGGGAGACGGGTGTGGGATGGAAATACCACCCAGCCCCCCGCATATGCCGGGGCAGGATGCAGGGAAAGGGTGCCCCCTCTCCCGCATATGCGGATAGCACTCCTACATAATAAGGTGATACTATTTATCAACACGATTTTAAAAAAGGGTGATAAGAGTGCCACATTTTATACAGTGAAATGAGAATAAAATGAGAGTGTgatttataacattacttataaaataatatttaatctttGACATATGTTCACAAGATTAATACACATTTTTATGTTCACAATAATGGCTCGTATTCAACAGTATTTTGATAAGTTGAATCACTCATACTACAATTTTTGTTGAGTTTCATTTGTGGTTCTTGCTTTTAGCGATATCATTTATGCAGTAGATCTTATGAATATCATGGTCTTATGCAATAGATCAAAGACAATAAACTTAAGTGATTGATGCAACaatattgaatatttaaaagcAACATTAGATTATGGTATTTGCaagttatttttttgaaaattttatatattacgcCTTTCAACTCTTTTGCAACTTAACTACGTACCCAACAATCAAGATTatcattttacatatatatcCAAGCTATCACTCAGTTTGCAATTTGTCTCTTTAGATCTAACCATTAAGATCATGTCATGAGTACGATACCTTTGTTTTTGTCCATCTGAACGATTAAGAGTAGTGATAGGTTTACAAATATTACAGTCCATTtacaacttttaataaaataatttgttttttaaaatttaaacacaccaagtcaaaataaaatttcaaaaacgCACCAAGTCAGAAATGATAtaagttgaaattaaaattaaaagttgaataaaatattattagaatgtattattttaatattatttttgtattaggatttgaaaaaattgaattatttattttattttgtatgaaaattttaaaaagttataatgattaaataatatgagatgagatgttttatgaaaatgaacaagaatttgttgctttttatttttgatcAAGTATATAAAAACTCAACTCTAGCTATATATATTGTACGAGTAATACTACAtgcagtcgtggaattgcaaatgtcgcgcaatcgctttgaaaaaaagtgggatccacgattaaaaagttaattttttttcatgtgggtcacatattaattcatttttttcaaagcgactgtacgccgcttgcataaccacgactgcaaatatcatttctcatattgtACATGTACGTGATGATATCATTTTAGAAATCAAAGTCGTAAGTAGCAAGCATTTCAATATGCATGGCTAGTTGCTTCTATCTTTAACTTTTAAATGGTTCCATTGGATATTtgaaatatttcaaattatacGAATCGTATTGAAATTTTTtgagttaaaaatattttattaagttttgaaaatatatagaaaaaagtttaataaaaatattataaaattaaaaaattagtttagtataatttttattttgaagtttgtaaaatgtgtattgatttttgtattttgttttgaaatttgaaaaaaatattttgattttatgtttggataatattaagtaataatcatatgaaaaaattgaaaattatttatatttaaatgatatttaaaaataaaattatgataagttttaataatattgagaattttatatCTCATCTCTTGTTCTAACGTCTCCATAACTTGGGATTCCAATTTAAATCATCACCTATATCACaatgaaatatgttttagtcataaaaaaatgatttgatgtCATATATacgttattaataaaattatttatcgttttttatttttatttctttaccaAACTTCTCAGAGTATTTAATTCCTTATAATTGCAGACACGGTCTGAAAGAGCTGCGATGGATGACATAGGTTTGAGATGTGTGCCAAATGGGAAGCAGAGTCGGCAAGGCAtctcgttttttatttttttatttttgttctttctttctttttttaatgcatATAATCTGTTGGAGTTCCTGCATGTCTGTGATTCActgaaggaaaatgataggatCCGCTGCGTCCCGTTCATTTGTCGTGCTCcctttttacccttttttttttttttttttttaattttacagaaaaattaagaaaatattgtttaattatattgtaaattttatttattttttcaaaatatttaaaagtgttaaaaaaatgatttaaaaaaatatttaaaagtgtttttttttgctttttttatattatttttttaatacttttaaatattttaaaaaaatgaataaaattcataatataattaaatataatttttttaatcttttcgtaaaaaaataaaaaaaaattcaaaaaaaaaagttaacggGACAAGTTAATGGAATTTCTAGCATTGTCCTTCACTGAATAGCAACAATGTTTAAGGATATTCTGGTCCTTTTAACGTCTAACGGTTTCATTGGaggttttcaaattttgaatcgaTATCAAAGCACAATCctaccaaaaaattaaaaaaaagatttattactattttcaaaattcgtttaaatagtaataaacaaaattttaccAAATTTAATACAATCGACCCAAATCGACCGGTCCAATCAAAGTATAGAGTTTAAAAATGGACGGATGGATTGGAAATTAATGGTATAATTaagatttatatcattctacaAGAATTTaagtgataattaaaaaaaaaaaaaaaaaaagaccttaCCAAACTACCAATCATctcaaatacattaaaaattatgaCTTGTAACGAATCGTTTCTATATCGAAACTTTTGTCATGAGTTACCCTCTTAGTCGGATTAGGTatttaaatgagaaataaaatcaCAAGATTACCCTAAATTATTAACTTATAATAGGTTTAAGATACTTGTCTTTCtcaaaataaacttaaaaaataaaaacaaaattgctTGTTGAACCAAACGAGCAGCATTAtctttttatcaagaattttgtGATATATTGTAATactcatatgataaggataaaaaTAGGTAGTGTATGGAATCCCTTATTGTTTGGGAATAAGaaattcttactctttataagatttaaataagttttcagttgtatcattgactagttcttttgaaGTAAAGGTCATGATATTTGTGTCTTCCATTAAAGCATTGCATATATTAATCTAGCCCAACATTCATTAGATAAGTTATCTTGAATTATCATTGGTTTGAGAGTATGTGTGAGATTTAGGTTagtttatattcttttattatgcCAGATACAATTTTAGAGATAGAATACGCAAGTCATGTATgtttcatttaaataaataaaaaaaaaaaagtcttatgTTTGtctactatttttaaaaaaggtgCTCAAAATTTACATAACTTAAAGACTACAAAAATCTTTTCTTAAATCAAAATTGAACAGAGGCGTAAGGTTGGCTAATCCAAACATAAAGAtaattctgaaaaaaaaaaacatcttgaTAATTAACTTGTGTTACCTCTCTGTTTTTAGTTCTTGTTTGTTTCTGTTTCTAGTGCTTGACAGTTGACATCACAACGTTGGAATCTTTAATACGCTACAAGAAGGAGTCAAAAGGTACGGGATAGGCATATGCAATATCCAAGAAAATTATAGCTTTTACAGCAACAAACAAGACGATTCATGCATATGCAATGCTAGAAATTCTCACAATGTTGACAAAAATGAAATGCCTGGGAATAATTGTACTGCAAGTTTATCTTTAATTGGGACTTATGTATTGTCTATGATATCTAGCTTCTCTTTAGCAATAAATAATGGGAATGCTTGGTTGGAAACCAGCTTGGAAGGAATCGCAAGGTCACTATAGGTGCCCGTTTGAGAGTGGGGGACCCATATCttcttcatttcaaaaaaatccCTCTGTTACTAGATTTGAAATCTATCGAGAGGGATGAAAAAGTACAGTGAGACCCTTTGACAACAAACAAGAACTGTCTCACACACACTTGTCTTTTTCTAACCTTTTTCTTGAAAGGTAGAAGGGGATCTTTTATATATTGTCGCTCTTCCATACCCAGAGCCGgttctctttcttcctcctctcGTTTCGTTAAAACTTTTTACCTGAAGCTTCTTGTTTTTACTTcaactttaaatataaaattatattatatatatagcagtgcTGTGGCTTGAGAGCTGCTGCACAAGTTGTGGGTGGGTTTGAGAAGGATGATGAGTGCTTCAAAGTTCATTAAATGTGTCACAGTTGGAGATGGAGCTGTGGGGAAGACCTGTATGCTCATTTGTTACACCAGCAACAAGTTCCCCACTGTAAGTATTTCATCATTCATGACCCCTCGGACAAAAAAtccttgtttttcttgtttttcctccATTTATGttcatttcatgagatttctaCTTGTGGGTCTTTCCATTTAAACAATTCATTAGAGCGCCAGGCTAGATCTCGCTCAAAGTCTCTCAATCTGTGTTGTTTTTTAACAGGATTATATACCCACAGTATTCGACAATTTCAGCGCCAATGTGGCTGTGGATGGGAGCATTGTCAACTTGGGACTCTGGGATACTGCAGGTATTAGGACTCtgagatgagattattttagATTAGATgagttgtgaaaacaaacgaggccttagTCTCCCCAGTAGAAAAGCTTCTTCtatgattctctctctctctctctctctctctctctctctctctctctctctctctctctctctctctctctctctctctctctctctctctctcaactaaGTTCTGTAATCAGAATCTAGCATGCTTTAGATTAGGATTTTGGTTGGTGACTCATTCTTGATACTCTTTACCCTCTGGTTTCAAGGCCAGGAGGATTATAGCAGGTTAAGACCACTGAGTTACCGAGGTGCAGATATATTTGTCTTAGCTTTCTCATTAATCAGTAGAGCAAGCTATGAAAATGTTCTCAAGAAGGTACTGACGTTAATGCGTATCCCTTTCTCGCTTTATcatgttttactttcttttttttttttttgctcttttcCCTTTACTTTTCTTGTTGCTATTTTAGATCATGTTTGGAAAAAGTAGGCCACTAACTTAAAGCCTGCAGAGTGTTTTTCCCCATCAATGACATAGATACTTGTACTCTTTACTTTGACCTACACGTCATTACTAGCTATTGTCAGTTGGCATGGTGCTCGTTTCTTCTTGTGCCAGTGATTCATTAAACCAGTAACTGAAGTTATTTATTTGTTCTAATTTTCCAACAGTGGATGCCTGAACTTCGTCGATTTGCACCCAATGTTCCAATTGTTCTTGTTGGAACAAAGTTAGGTAGGtaactctttatattttcatattttagtttttactGAGATGTGAGTAACACTAAGTTATTGTTTGTATCTATTTTAGATCTTCGTGAGGAAAGTAGGCATTTAGCTGATCATACGGGTTCTAATGTCATAACA
The genomic region above belongs to Carya illinoinensis cultivar Pawnee chromosome 4, C.illinoinensisPawnee_v1, whole genome shotgun sequence and contains:
- the LOC122306648 gene encoding rac-like GTP-binding protein ARAC7, whose translation is MMSASKFIKCVTVGDGAVGKTCMLICYTSNKFPTDYIPTVFDNFSANVAVDGSIVNLGLWDTAGQEDYSRLRPLSYRGADIFVLAFSLISRASYENVLKKWMPELRRFAPNVPIVLVGTKLDLREESRHLADHTGSNVITSAQGEELRKQIGAAAYIECSSKTQQNVKAVFDTAIKVVLQPPRRKEIARKKRRRRSGRAIASIVCGGCAA